Proteins from a single region of Oncorhynchus nerka isolate Pitt River linkage group LG18, Oner_Uvic_2.0, whole genome shotgun sequence:
- the socs4 gene encoding suppressor of cytokine signaling 4 codes for MPEKKSWSSDSRPKCGIRSWSVDSYVWSSKKRSRSSRKTPGLWGPEGEGPIDEQGVRSTSCPWRRRERKCSCTVLGEIDTDIPCRKALSRRSLRQKFQDAVGQCFPLRNGHHHHHGHSTGSSRGAFSVLLWSKRKIHISELMQDKCPFSPKSELAHCWHLIKKHASHPSTTVGLETAQAAQASQAASKEQFPSTSSSPASMPLSWEGICSSRPLSLEDWDPSCPQGGAAHGDSHTDYILVPDLLQINNSPCYWGVLDRFEAEELLEGQPEGTFLLRDSAQDEFLFSVSFRRYSRSLHARIEQNGKRFSFDGRDPCMYRDPSVTGLLRNYSDPATCLFFEPLLALPLPRTFPFTLQHLCRAVICSCTTYQGIDILPLPYQLRYYLRQYHYKCNGACAV; via the coding sequence ATGCCTGAGAAGAAATCCTGGAGTTCAGACAGCCGTCCCAAATGTGGCATCCGCAGCTGGAGTGTAGACAGCTACGTGTGGAGCAGCAAGAAACGCTCCCGGAGTTCCCGGAAAACCCCCGGCCTTTGGGGTCCGGAGGGGGAGGGACCGATAGATGAGCAGGGGGTGCGTTCCACCTCGTGTCCGTGGCGACGGCGAGAGAGGAAGTGTAGCTGCACCGTCTTAGGGGAAATCGACACGGACATCCCCTGTCGAAAAGCCCTTTCTCGACGCTCCCTCCGGCAGAAGTTCCAGGATGCGGTGGGTCAGTGTTTCCCTCTCCGCAAtggccaccatcaccaccacggCCACTCAACAGGGTCCTCCAGGGGGGctttctctgtgctcctctggtCCAAGCGCAAGATCCACATCTCGGAGCTCATGCAGGACAAGTGTCCCTTCTCACCCAAGTCGGAGCTGGCTCACTGCTGGCACCTCATCAAGAAGCACGCCAGCCACCCCAGCACCACCGTGGGCCTAGAGACTGCCCAAGCTGCTCAGGCTTCCCAGGCTGCCAGCAAAGAACAATTCCCTTCCACATCCTCGTCTCCGGCTTCGATGCCTCTTTCCTGGGAGGGCATTTGCTCAAGTAGGCCCCTGAGCCTTGAGGACTGGGACCCGTCCTGTCCACAAGGTGGAGCAGCCCATGGTGACAGCCATACCGACTACATCCTTGTCCCGGACCTCCTCCAGATCAACAACAGCCCGTGTTACTGGGGCGTGCTTGACCGCTTCGAAGCCGAGGAGCTCCTGGAGGGCCAGCCAGAGGGCACCTTCCTCCTGCGCGACTCGGCCCAGGACGAATTCCTCTTCTCAGTCAGCTTCCGCCGCTACAGCCGTTCCCTCCATGCACGCATTGAGCAGAACGGCAAGCGCTTCAGCTTCGACGGACGCGACCCGTGCATGTACCGGGACCCGAGTGTCACGGGCCTGCTCCGGAACTACAGCGACCCGGCCACATGCCTTTTCTTCGAGCCCCTCCTTGCTCTCCCCCTGCCCCGGACTTTCCCCTTCACCCTGCAACACCTGTGCCGCGCCGTGATCTGTAGCTGCACTACGTACCAGGGCATTGATATCCTTCCACTTCCCTATCAGCTCAGGTACTATCTTAGACAGTACCACTACAAGTGCAATGGGGCTTGTGCAGTGTAG